One Oscillospiraceae bacterium genomic region harbors:
- the eutH gene encoding ethanolamine utilization protein EutH, translated as MLGDRLGLGSAFRQGFAAVVDLLLLMTGFMALAPWLGTHLAPVITPVFSAVGCDPSLFASLFLSCDAGGAVLAAQIAQEPAAGLYNGLIVAAFLGATINGTIPLALGGLTGTKRAAAVRGLFLGFLVLPVGCLLTGVLCGIPLLVLLHNTWPVLAVAVVLLLLFKSGSNAIGPIFNGISLTVRGLTLFGFCISVLQETTGIVLLEGLTPLAEIYPVIGSIGAFLAGILPFFAFVQRLLTAPLAKLAARLQLEPASITGLVVTSANCIPTLLSLDTLEERGITLNTAYAVVAAYSVGDFLAFTLQFSPAHALPMMAGRLLSGLLAVVLCLKTTPKTT; from the coding sequence TTGTTAGGTGATCGGCTGGGGTTGGGTAGTGCCTTCCGGCAGGGCTTTGCCGCCGTGGTGGATCTGCTGCTGCTCATGACCGGTTTTATGGCACTGGCACCGTGGCTTGGGACCCATCTGGCGCCTGTTATCACGCCGGTGTTTTCCGCCGTGGGGTGTGACCCTTCCCTGTTTGCCTCACTGTTTTTGAGCTGCGATGCAGGCGGTGCCGTGCTGGCCGCGCAGATCGCGCAGGAACCCGCCGCCGGGCTGTATAATGGTTTGATCGTGGCGGCCTTTCTCGGTGCCACGATCAACGGTACGATTCCGCTGGCGCTGGGTGGGCTGACAGGCACCAAACGAGCCGCTGCCGTTCGCGGATTGTTTCTCGGCTTTCTGGTTCTGCCGGTGGGCTGCCTGCTCACCGGAGTGCTGTGCGGCATCCCCTTGTTGGTTCTGCTGCACAACACCTGGCCTGTTCTGGCAGTAGCGGTCGTGTTGCTGCTGCTTTTCAAGTCCGGCAGTAATGCAATCGGCCCGATATTCAACGGCATCTCTTTGACGGTGCGCGGCCTGACCTTGTTCGGCTTCTGCATTTCCGTGCTGCAGGAAACAACCGGTATTGTGCTGCTGGAGGGGCTGACCCCCTTGGCGGAAATCTACCCGGTCATAGGCAGTATCGGCGCGTTTCTTGCCGGGATCCTGCCGTTTTTCGCCTTTGTACAGCGGCTGTTGACCGCACCGCTTGCCAAACTGGCCGCACGGCTGCAGCTGGAGCCCGCCTCCATCACCGGTCTGGTCGTGACGTCCGCCAACTGCATCCCCACGTTGCTGAGTCTTGATACGCTGGAGGAACGCGGCATCACACTGAACACGGCCTATGCCGTAGTAGCTGCTTACAGCGTCGGCGATTTTCTGGCATTTACCCTGCAATTCAGCCCCGCACACGCCCTGCCGATGATGGCAGGCCGCCTTTTAAGCGGCTTGCTGGCAGTGGTGCTCTGCCTGAAAACAACACCCAAAACCACCTGA
- a CDS encoding putative DNA binding domain-containing protein, whose product MDMENLIGETTEYDKKAALEVRKPKSWCKSVSAFANTLGGALIFGMADDGQIVGLTEPDSDAEKISEILKTRMEPIPEFRLRFHRTEDGKVLLILDVFKGEETPYYYSGDGTLEAFVRIGNESVKASATELKRLVLRGRNTSYDSQVTPYRVEDYAFSKLRERYKKWTGNSFDNKDLVSFGLADEGGFLTNAGALIADESPIRWSRLFCTRWNGLDKSGGTMDALDDAEYSGSVLSLIENGEAFIKRNARMMWRKTPNSREEMPEYVERSYHEALINALAHRDYLVYGSEVHIDIYDDRLEIYSPGGMPDGSMIQDRDPLTVPSTRRNPVLADVFNRLGYMERKGSGFGKILNGYKAQINYTEDKRPTFRSDRYQFTVVMPNLNYSVPQGVSQDVTQDVSQDVAQDDLDAKIIALIKRNNKISTEKMGMMLGVSTRTILRRIKKLDNVHYIGRGFSGHWEVDNQSKTGI is encoded by the coding sequence ATGGATATGGAGAACTTGATCGGTGAAACAACCGAATATGACAAGAAAGCGGCGCTTGAAGTACGAAAGCCCAAAAGCTGGTGCAAGAGCGTAAGCGCTTTTGCGAACACGCTGGGCGGTGCGCTGATTTTCGGCATGGCGGATGACGGGCAGATCGTTGGGCTGACCGAACCCGACAGTGACGCCGAGAAAATCAGCGAGATCCTCAAGACGCGCATGGAGCCTATCCCGGAGTTTCGGCTGCGGTTTCACAGGACCGAAGACGGCAAAGTGCTGCTGATTCTTGATGTGTTCAAAGGCGAGGAAACGCCCTACTATTACTCCGGCGACGGCACCTTAGAGGCGTTTGTACGCATCGGAAACGAGAGCGTTAAGGCATCCGCCACCGAGTTGAAACGCCTTGTCCTGCGCGGCAGAAACACATCCTACGATTCTCAGGTGACACCTTACAGGGTGGAGGACTACGCCTTTTCCAAGCTGCGGGAGCGCTATAAGAAGTGGACGGGAAACAGCTTTGACAACAAAGACCTTGTTTCCTTCGGTCTGGCAGACGAGGGCGGCTTTTTGACAAATGCCGGTGCCCTGATTGCCGACGAAAGCCCGATCCGCTGGTCACGGTTGTTCTGCACACGCTGGAACGGGCTGGACAAAAGCGGCGGCACGATGGACGCGCTGGACGATGCCGAGTATTCCGGGAGTGTGCTTTCGTTGATTGAAAACGGCGAGGCATTCATCAAGCGCAACGCCCGCATGATGTGGCGCAAAACGCCCAATTCCCGTGAAGAAATGCCCGAATATGTGGAACGCAGCTACCACGAGGCGCTTATCAACGCGCTGGCGCACCGCGATTATCTCGTCTACGGCAGCGAGGTCCACATTGACATTTACGATGACCGCTTAGAGATTTACTCGCCAGGCGGTATGCCGGACGGGTCGATGATCCAAGACCGTGATCCGCTTACCGTGCCGTCCACCCGGCGCAACCCGGTACTGGCCGATGTGTTCAACCGCCTTGGCTACATGGAGCGCAAGGGCAGCGGCTTTGGGAAAATTCTGAACGGCTACAAAGCGCAAATCAACTACACCGAGGATAAGCGTCCCACATTCCGTTCTGACCGCTACCAGTTTACGGTCGTTATGCCGAACTTGAATTACAGTGTCCCTCAAGGTGTCAGTCAAGATGTCACCCAAGATGTCAGTCAAGATGTCGCTCAAGACGATTTGGATGCAAAAATCATCGCGCTCATCAAGCGGAACAATAAAATCAGCACCGAAAAAATGGGCATGATGCTGGGCGTAAGCACCCGAACCATTCTGCGGCGTATAAAGAAACTGGATAATGTTCACTACATTGGTCGCGGCTTCAGCGGGCATTGGGAAGTTGATAATCAATCAAAAACGGGTATCTGA
- a CDS encoding MobC family plasmid mobilization relaxosome protein — MIYRTKKITVRLTDKEYAKLREMSETSGLKMEPVIRKLLVGYEIRPRPNATYIKLIKELSAVGNNLNQIAHLANATGKITEDQWKETHQLLEKIWDFCAYEL, encoded by the coding sequence ATGATATACAGAACCAAGAAAATCACCGTGCGGCTCACCGACAAAGAGTACGCCAAACTGCGCGAGATGAGCGAAACATCCGGCTTAAAAATGGAGCCTGTCATTCGGAAGCTGCTTGTCGGTTACGAGATTCGCCCGCGCCCTAATGCCACCTACATCAAGCTCATAAAGGAGCTGTCTGCGGTAGGGAATAACCTGAATCAGATTGCCCATCTTGCGAACGCAACCGGGAAAATTACAGAGGACCAGTGGAAAGAAACGCATCAGCTTCTGGAAAAGATATGGGATTTCTGCGCGTATGAACTTTGA
- a CDS encoding TnpV protein, translated as MSTDYTNVNGYLVPSFALPTGSTPPLGKYGTMRARFLDEHRPFERDQMLLDGTLAQHLAGVDSEAHNQVSALVYRLAEQHGVTEDLKRHHPLEWAAQMQALQAQAEEIVYCELIYI; from the coding sequence ATGTCTACGGATTACACTAACGTAAACGGGTACTTGGTTCCGTCGTTTGCCCTGCCCACGGGCAGCACACCGCCGTTGGGCAAATACGGTACGATGCGGGCGCGTTTTCTTGACGAGCATCGCCCCTTTGAACGCGACCAAATGCTGCTGGATGGTACGCTGGCACAGCACCTTGCCGGCGTCGACAGCGAGGCACACAATCAGGTCAGCGCGCTGGTATACCGGCTTGCAGAACAGCATGGCGTCACCGAGGATCTGAAACGGCATCACCCTCTGGAATGGGCGGCGCAGATGCAAGCTTTGCAGGCGCAAGCCGAGGAAATCGTGTACTGTGAGTTAATTTATATTTAA
- a CDS encoding type II toxin-antitoxin system HicB family antitoxin, which translates to MIYSYMFRMLYSISVENQPYPVLCTLSADGCTAHVPDFPKIATQAATLDAALLEVKQQIQKALRQYKNPPIPTKQEQIVVPDNSVLVLVKAS; encoded by the coding sequence TTGATTTATAGCTATATGTTCAGGATGCTATACAGCATTTCGGTTGAGAACCAGCCTTACCCTGTTCTTTGCACACTCTCGGCAGACGGCTGCACCGCCCATGTTCCCGACTTCCCAAAAATCGCTACCCAAGCAGCTACGCTGGACGCCGCCCTGCTCGAAGTCAAGCAGCAAATCCAAAAAGCCCTGCGCCAGTACAAGAACCCGCCCATTCCTACCAAACAGGAACAGATTGTCGTGCCGGACAACAGCGTTCTGGTACTTGTCAAAGCGAGCTGA
- a CDS encoding NTP transferase domain-containing protein: MPVYRPAASSILRSFLASGKRHLLLTGGRGSGKTTLLRALMPSLCPDAPMLLTTAVPGRWVEMRDAAGVTAVIGRFDAALPPGENRMRSVPAGFAAVGLPALQRMAAAGGWAVLDELGYLESSCADFQQGVLDMLKVCRVLAVVRKQDTPFLRTLCTDPDAFVYDLDCPVPPLGCIVMASGLGRRFGGNKLMAELNGRPLAAHALALAAAPVFAGRIAVTRSAEVEALCRAEGFPVLRHDEPRRSDTVRLGLTALLAQQPDLQGCVFLPGDQPCLTRQTLEALAIGAAPDTIRRPAASDGTPGSPVLFGRDYFAALLHLPEGSGGSAVLRAHPQAIRLLPTPAAELRDIDTRSDLEALRGSKG, encoded by the coding sequence ATGCCTGTGTACAGACCAGCCGCGAGCTCTATTCTGCGTTCTTTCCTGGCCAGCGGTAAGCGCCATCTGCTGCTGACCGGCGGGCGCGGCAGCGGAAAAACAACGCTGCTGCGCGCACTTATGCCATCCCTTTGCCCCGATGCCCCGATGCTTCTCACCACCGCCGTCCCGGGCAGATGGGTCGAGATGCGCGATGCCGCCGGGGTGACGGCAGTCATCGGCCGGTTTGATGCCGCCCTGCCCCCCGGTGAAAACCGGATGCGCTCCGTACCGGCCGGCTTTGCCGCCGTGGGACTGCCCGCCCTGCAGCGGATGGCGGCAGCCGGCGGCTGGGCCGTACTGGACGAGCTTGGCTATCTGGAGAGCAGCTGTGCAGATTTTCAACAAGGCGTGCTGGATATGTTGAAAGTCTGCCGCGTTCTCGCGGTCGTCCGCAAGCAGGACACCCCGTTCCTGCGCACGCTCTGCACCGATCCGGACGCCTTTGTGTACGATCTGGACTGTCCTGTGCCGCCGCTGGGCTGCATCGTCATGGCCTCGGGGCTGGGGCGGCGGTTCGGCGGCAACAAGCTGATGGCCGAGCTGAACGGCCGGCCGCTGGCTGCCCATGCGCTGGCGCTGGCCGCCGCGCCGGTGTTTGCCGGGCGCATTGCCGTGACCCGCTCGGCCGAGGTCGAGGCCCTCTGCCGCGCAGAGGGTTTCCCCGTGCTGCGCCATGACGAGCCACGCCGTAGCGATACGGTGCGCCTTGGCCTGACCGCGCTGCTGGCGCAGCAGCCCGACCTGCAGGGGTGTGTGTTTCTGCCGGGGGACCAGCCCTGCCTGACCCGCCAGACGCTGGAGGCGCTGGCGATCGGTGCCGCGCCGGACACGATCCGGCGGCCGGCCGCATCCGACGGCACACCGGGCAGCCCTGTGCTGTTCGGTCGGGATTATTTTGCTGCCCTCCTTCACCTGCCGGAGGGCAGCGGCGGCAGCGCCGTGCTGCGCGCCCACCCGCAGGCGATCCGCCTGCTGCCCACCCCCGCCGCCGAGCTGCGGGACATCGACACCCGCAGCGACCTTGAGGCGCTGCGCGGGAGCAAGGGGTAA
- a CDS encoding LysR family transcriptional regulator, giving the protein MKPALRVMLCDDAGERFFGEGPCRLLHLIEETGSLRSAAARMGLSYSKALRLVQHAEKELGFALTCKTIGGRGGGGSTLTAEARQFLERYEAYRDACVQTSRELYSAFFPGQR; this is encoded by the coding sequence ATGAAACCTGCTTTGCGCGTGATGCTCTGCGATGACGCAGGCGAGCGTTTTTTTGGCGAGGGGCCCTGCCGCCTGCTCCATCTGATCGAGGAGACCGGCTCGCTGCGCAGCGCAGCGGCGCGGATGGGGCTTTCCTACTCCAAGGCGCTGCGACTTGTGCAGCACGCCGAAAAAGAACTGGGCTTTGCCCTGACCTGCAAGACCATCGGCGGGCGGGGCGGCGGCGGCAGCACCCTGACCGCCGAGGCCCGCCAATTTTTAGAAAGGTATGAGGCCTACCGTGATGCCTGTGTACAGACCAGCCGCGAGCTCTATTCTGCGTTCTTTCCTGGCCAGCGGTAA
- a CDS encoding ABC transporter ATP-binding protein — protein MMPQTTPPPVGLCVQDLTVRYGTAAVLQGVSFSVPVSGQLIGLLGVNGSGKTTLLKAAAGLLPHTGQCLLDGVPLESLSTRRLAQTVSYIPQQSGISVSLSAREVVLMGFNPRLGVLQSPTAAMRAAADEALRTVGLANKAGQDYLTLSGGEKQLCILARTIAEDAPLLLLDEPDSALDLANRSRMTALLAQLVHTSGKTALVCLHDPALALDSCDILVVLQGGGVAAVLHPKTDPLAVLQAALAAVYGPLELLPVTDCRGRRRLALLPL, from the coding sequence ATGATGCCACAAACCACGCCCCCGCCTGTGGGGCTTTGCGTGCAGGACCTCACCGTACGGTACGGCACAGCGGCCGTGCTGCAAGGGGTCAGCTTTTCTGTCCCGGTGTCCGGGCAGCTGATCGGGCTGCTGGGGGTAAACGGCAGCGGCAAGACCACGCTGCTCAAGGCGGCCGCCGGGCTGCTGCCCCACACCGGGCAGTGCCTTCTGGACGGCGTCCCGCTGGAGAGTCTGTCCACCCGCAGGCTTGCGCAGACCGTCAGCTATATCCCGCAGCAGAGCGGCATCTCGGTCTCGCTCTCGGCGCGGGAGGTCGTGCTTATGGGCTTCAACCCGCGGCTGGGGGTCCTGCAAAGCCCCACCGCCGCCATGCGCGCCGCTGCGGACGAGGCCCTGCGCACCGTAGGTCTGGCCAACAAGGCCGGGCAGGACTACCTGACGCTGAGCGGCGGCGAGAAGCAGCTCTGTATTCTGGCGCGCACGATTGCCGAGGATGCGCCGCTGCTCTTGCTGGACGAGCCGGACAGTGCGCTTGACCTTGCGAACCGCAGTCGGATGACCGCGCTGCTGGCGCAGCTGGTCCACACCAGCGGCAAGACCGCGCTGGTCTGCCTGCACGACCCCGCGCTGGCGCTGGACAGCTGTGATATACTGGTGGTATTGCAGGGCGGCGGGGTCGCGGCGGTGCTGCACCCCAAAACCGACCCGCTCGCCGTGCTGCAGGCAGCCCTTGCCGCCGTGTACGGCCCGCTGGAGCTGCTGCCCGTTACCGACTGCCGGGGCCGACGCCGTCTGGCCCTGCTGCCGCTGTGA
- a CDS encoding iron ABC transporter permease has translation MNNRKRTALCLLGAALCVFMTFGAALALGRYPITPAALLAGDAMAVRTFTVLRLPRAVMALIGGFGLGAAGFVYQTVFRNPLASPDIIGVSSGASVGAAFAILFVSSGALSTTVCAFAGGLAAVFLSLGLAAAAPGRSKMSLVLAGIAVHALAQTLLMLLKLTADPEKELASIEYWIMGSLAAVTRSRVWFPVPVVLVCCAAIFALHRQALLLSIEEGEARLLGVRVGAMRLLLLTLATMTVAAVVSVTGLISFVGLLAPHSARLLVGHNRRSACLLSGLLGSALLLAADTLAKTVASTELPVSIFTSLLGVPFLLYLILRPGRDAS, from the coding sequence ATGAATAACCGCAAGCGCACGGCGCTGTGCCTTCTGGGCGCAGCGCTCTGCGTTTTTATGACTTTTGGTGCGGCCCTTGCGCTGGGCCGCTACCCCATAACACCGGCGGCGCTGCTGGCCGGCGATGCTATGGCGGTGCGCACCTTCACCGTGCTGCGGCTGCCCCGCGCCGTTATGGCTCTGATCGGCGGCTTTGGACTGGGGGCGGCCGGCTTTGTCTACCAGACCGTATTCCGCAACCCGCTGGCAAGCCCCGACATCATCGGCGTCTCCTCGGGGGCCAGTGTCGGCGCGGCGTTCGCCATCCTGTTCGTTTCGTCAGGGGCGCTGTCCACCACGGTTTGTGCCTTTGCGGGCGGGCTGGCGGCGGTGTTCCTCTCACTGGGGCTGGCCGCCGCCGCGCCGGGGCGCAGCAAAATGTCGCTGGTGCTGGCGGGCATCGCCGTCCACGCGCTGGCCCAGACGCTGCTGATGCTGCTCAAGCTGACCGCCGACCCCGAGAAGGAGCTGGCCAGCATCGAGTATTGGATCATGGGCAGTCTGGCCGCCGTGACCCGCAGCCGGGTGTGGTTCCCGGTGCCGGTCGTGCTGGTCTGCTGCGCGGCGATCTTTGCGCTGCACCGGCAGGCGCTGCTGCTCTCGATTGAGGAGGGCGAGGCCCGGCTGCTCGGCGTGCGGGTGGGTGCGATGCGTCTGCTGCTGCTGACGCTTGCCACCATGACGGTTGCCGCCGTTGTCAGCGTGACAGGGCTTATCAGCTTTGTCGGGCTTCTGGCCCCCCACAGCGCCCGGCTGCTGGTGGGGCACAACCGGCGCTCGGCCTGCCTGCTGAGCGGGCTGCTGGGCAGCGCCCTGCTGCTGGCGGCCGACACACTGGCCAAGACGGTTGCCTCCACTGAGCTGCCGGTCAGCATCTTTACCTCGCTGCTGGGCGTACCGTTTCTGCTTTATCTGATCCTGCGGCCGGGGAGGGATGCGTCATGA
- a CDS encoding ABC transporter substrate-binding protein — MKMTKMTALLLAAAMALTACGSTAAVSSEAAASAVAPEVTASPEEAAVEPAAAETAVTYPLTVTDQLGREVTIETEPKTLASGYYISTSLLIALGVQDELVGVEAKADKRTIYSLSAPELQSLPSIGTAKEFDLEGCAALTPDLVIVPAKLKDSIPQMEELGLTVLAVKPEDQDKLYGAIDLLAQATNTVARGEELKSAIEDNLLSLHEAIGDAEAPTVYMAGNSSVLQTAGPAMYQNYMIENAGGLNAAASVEDTYWAEVSYEQVLDWDPDYIILASDADYDVDSVLNDAALADCTAVKEGHVYQLPHAIEAVDSPVPGSFLGSVYLGSVLHPEQVSEQFYHDCADAFYTTYYGFTPASYE, encoded by the coding sequence ATGAAAATGACCAAAATGACCGCCCTGCTGCTGGCCGCCGCCATGGCGCTGACCGCCTGCGGCAGCACCGCCGCCGTAAGCAGTGAGGCTGCCGCCTCCGCCGTTGCACCCGAGGTCACCGCCAGCCCCGAGGAGGCTGCCGTTGAACCCGCTGCCGCCGAGACCGCCGTCACCTATCCGCTGACCGTCACCGACCAGCTGGGCCGCGAGGTCACCATCGAGACCGAGCCCAAGACGCTGGCCAGCGGCTACTACATCTCCACCAGCCTGCTCATCGCCCTCGGCGTGCAGGACGAGCTGGTCGGCGTTGAGGCCAAGGCCGACAAGCGCACGATCTACAGCCTCTCCGCACCTGAGCTGCAGAGCCTGCCCAGCATCGGCACCGCCAAGGAGTTTGACCTTGAGGGCTGCGCCGCGCTGACCCCCGACCTTGTCATCGTGCCCGCCAAGCTGAAGGATTCCATCCCCCAGATGGAGGAGCTGGGCCTGACCGTGCTGGCCGTCAAGCCGGAGGATCAGGACAAGTTGTACGGCGCCATCGACCTGCTGGCTCAGGCCACCAACACCGTTGCCCGCGGTGAGGAGCTGAAGTCCGCGATCGAGGACAACCTGCTCAGCCTCCACGAGGCCATCGGCGATGCCGAGGCCCCCACCGTCTACATGGCCGGCAACAGCTCTGTGCTGCAGACCGCCGGCCCCGCCATGTACCAGAACTATATGATCGAGAACGCCGGCGGTCTCAACGCTGCCGCCAGTGTTGAGGACACCTACTGGGCCGAGGTCTCCTATGAGCAGGTGCTGGACTGGGATCCCGACTACATCATTCTGGCGTCCGATGCCGACTATGATGTCGATTCCGTCCTGAACGATGCCGCACTGGCCGACTGCACCGCCGTCAAGGAGGGCCATGTCTACCAGCTGCCCCACGCCATCGAGGCTGTGGACTCCCCCGTGCCCGGCAGCTTCCTGGGCAGCGTCTATCTGGGCAGCGTGCTGCATCCCGAGCAGGTGAGTGAGCAGTTCTACCATGACTGCGCCGATGCATTCTACACGACCTACTACGGCTTCACCCCTGCCTCCTATGAATAA
- a CDS encoding FAD binding domain-containing protein gives MMTIREYARPATLEEAWQLNQKKPNRVLGGMLWLKMEKINVGTAIDLSALGLDTIEETDTEILIGAMATLRDLETNAALNAYTAGAVREAVRHIVGVQFRNCATVGGSIYGRFGFSDVLTLFLALDCEVELYRAGRMPLAQFAAMPYDRDILTHICLRKTPGLKVQYQSVRATQTDFPILTCAAARTAQGQYRFAIGARPMKAVLVTPDCDPAQMPAAVQAAVKTGSNLRGSAEYRTHLTGVLVRRAVAALEN, from the coding sequence ATGATGACGATACGCGAATATGCCCGCCCCGCCACGCTGGAGGAAGCATGGCAGCTGAACCAGAAAAAGCCCAACCGCGTGCTGGGCGGTATGCTCTGGCTCAAGATGGAAAAGATCAATGTCGGCACGGCCATCGACCTGTCGGCCTTAGGGCTGGATACGATCGAGGAGACTGACACCGAGATCCTCATCGGCGCTATGGCAACGCTGCGCGATCTGGAAACGAACGCCGCCCTGAATGCCTACACCGCGGGGGCTGTGCGGGAGGCTGTGCGCCACATTGTCGGCGTGCAGTTCCGCAACTGCGCCACGGTGGGCGGCAGCATCTATGGCCGGTTCGGCTTTTCCGATGTGCTGACGCTGTTTTTGGCGCTGGACTGCGAGGTCGAGCTGTACAGGGCGGGCCGGATGCCGCTGGCGCAGTTTGCCGCGATGCCCTATGACCGCGATATTCTGACCCACATCTGCCTGCGCAAGACGCCGGGGCTGAAGGTGCAGTACCAGTCGGTGCGCGCGACCCAGACCGATTTCCCGATCCTGACCTGTGCGGCCGCCCGCACGGCGCAGGGGCAGTACCGCTTTGCCATCGGCGCGCGCCCGATGAAGGCCGTGCTTGTCACGCCGGACTGCGACCCGGCGCAGATGCCCGCCGCCGTGCAGGCAGCCGTCAAGACCGGCAGCAACCTGCGCGGCAGTGCCGAGTACCGCACCCACCTGACCGGTGTGCTGGTCCGGCGTGCCGTGGCCGCGCTGGAAAATTGA
- a CDS encoding (2Fe-2S)-binding protein has translation MQITFTLNHKKVTAEIAADTVLLDLVRSLGCKSVKRGCETANCGLCTVFLDEKPVLSCSVLAARVNGRSVTTLEGLQEEAAEFGAFIADQGAEQCGFCNPGFIMNALALFRENPDPGEDEIKEYLAGNLCRCSGYEGQLRGILNFLAWKKGKEAAQ, from the coding sequence ATGCAGATCACATTTACCTTAAATCATAAAAAAGTCACCGCCGAAATCGCGGCTGACACCGTGCTGCTGGACCTCGTGCGCAGCCTCGGCTGCAAGAGCGTCAAGCGCGGCTGCGAGACCGCCAACTGCGGCCTTTGCACGGTCTTTCTCGATGAAAAGCCGGTGCTGTCCTGCTCGGTGCTGGCGGCGCGGGTCAACGGCCGCAGCGTCACCACGCTGGAGGGGCTGCAGGAGGAGGCTGCCGAGTTCGGCGCCTTTATCGCCGATCAGGGTGCGGAGCAGTGCGGCTTCTGCAACCCGGGCTTTATTATGAACGCGCTGGCGCTTTTCCGGGAAAACCCCGACCCCGGCGAGGATGAAATCAAGGAGTATCTGGCCGGCAACCTCTGCCGCTGCTCCGGCTATGAGGGCCAGCTGCGGGGTATTTTGAACTTTTTAGCGTGGAAAAAGGGGAAGGAGGCCGCCCAATGA